Sequence from the Halomonas sp. I5-271120 genome:
TCGCTTAGCACCATGCCTGATAAAATTGCCCTCGATCATGTACGCACGATGGTAGTCGAGCACTATATAAATAATGAAGATGATCCCCGGCATTCGACATGTGAAGACATGATCGCGGAACTCTCCGCGGCGCTGCACTTCGATGCCCTGGATGACGGCATCGATATTGATGCAGAGCTCGGCAGTGCCTTTCATCTCTTGCAGCAAACCCATTCCGAATACTGCCAGGTGAAAGCAGCGCTGGAGGGAAAAGGGGAGAATGACACAACTTTGCTCAAGCTCTACTCAGAGATTGAAGCCCGAGTCTATCGTGACCTCACTTCACCCAGCTTCGTTGCCCATTGAATGCCGAGGCGTCGGAAATCTTGGCCGACGCCTCCTTGTGAAAACCCAAACCATTCCCTAGGAGCGGTCCATGTATCCAGCTGAGTATCGAAAGATAGCCCAGCAGCGCGAGGCAGAGCGCCGCTTGAGCGAGCAAGAATCCCTAGCCCCGGTTCACTTGATGGCCCTGGCACAGAAGCTTGCACACCAGTTCTATGCCCTAGCAGGGTATGAGGCGAATCGAGAGCACGACTTTCGTGACGCATCTCATCCACACGAGCAGATGGTCTGGCACCAAGGCTGCCTGGCTGTGGAAACCCTCCGATGCTGTGACATGATGGATGTATGTGATGAATACGATGACGACTGTGATGCTGACAGCTAATCACAGCATCCCGCTAGAACAAGCATCATGATGGTAGCGCAGATTAGCTACATAGTTATTTGGAGCACTGTTCTTTCACTACCTGAAACGAGCCGGACGCCTGCAGCGGCGGATGGCGACTCCAGAAGGATCTGACGTGGATACCTCCAAGACTAAGTCCTCCCCGCGCAACCGCATCGCTGCAATTAAACACGTCCTGATCGCCGCTCAAGAGGACGCTGAGAGGATCTCAAAGTCATCCTTGCACCGGATGCCCGAGTTCTTTATGGCCGTGAGAGTGGCCGACTACTTCGCTTCCCAGTTCCGCAACTTCGGGTATCGCCTGGAGCCCCAAGTGAAGCGTACCTTTCAGCGCGCCGACCTCAGGCACTCAGACTTGGAACAGCTCCTTAGCGATAAGGAGATCCGTCCAAATGGACGCTTCGACCTGGTATTGCTAACCGGTAAGAAAGGAAGACCAGCCCACATCATGGAATTCAAGCGGGGAACTAAGGTGGAGCCTCTGATCAAGGATGCCAAGCGACTGGCCAAAGTCTGCACCCATGCGGGAGAGGAGCGGCTAAAGACAAACTACCTGGTCTTCACTCGCCGATTCAGCTCGGCGGGAGAGAGGGAAGAGATCGATGACACTGCCATCAAGCTTGCTCTGGATGCCTTTACCGATGTCCGCTGTAGGATTGAGTGCACACCCCCATTGGGAAGCTTCCTCGACAAGGATCACCAACCCAAGCCGGGGGTTAAGTTTCAGGCTGTGATCGTGGAAATCTCTTCGGTCGACTAGAAAGCTAGTGCGGATGGGGACTGCCACAATTCCTCACGCCTGGGTGAGGGTAGCCAGCAGTTCTTTGAGCATCCCCTGAAGCCTCTCATCGGCTTTCTGCATAGCCTCCACATCACCTTTTTTCTCAGGCAGGTAGATCTTCCGGAAGGCCTTTGTCAGGTTCTCACTGCCACTAAGGTTGTGGAAGATGTCAGCCAGCTTGATCGTCTGAGCGCGATAGGAGGCCGACGCCAGGGATGCCCGTGCCGTTGCGACTCGGTCAGCCCGACCCTGGCCTTCCGCCTCGGGTTTCGTAACGGCGGACACCAGTGTGGCCACGTCGGTGCCAAACGCCTGCTCGATGGTGTCGAGATCCAGCTCGGTATCTTCCACGACATCGTGGAGCCAGGCAGCCGCCTGCATCGCCTCGTCTCCACCGAACAACGCCACGATGCCGGCCACGGCCTCGGGATGCACGATATAGGGTTCGAGGGTGCCTTTCCTGCGCTGCCCAGTCGCCCCATGAGCGGCGATCGCGAACAGGCGGGCCTGCTGGACCAATGGCGAGCCTAGCGCCTCCTGGCCGGCTTGCCGGGCCTGCGCCAGAACGTCTTCAGTGGTGAGAGCGTCAACGTTGCCCCCCCCGTTGTCAGGCAGGTTTCATTGAAGCTGGCCATGGTCTTGTGGTCGATGGCGCCCACGTCGTGCATGTCCTGCATGGTCTCGTGGATCGCGCCCATCGCCTCGCTGCGGTATGCCTTGGTCATCGTCCTCTACCTCTAAATATCGTACGGCCTACCGATCTTCGACCTTTCTCAGCAAGGACACTAACGACTTGGCCAATTCTGTGTCGCCGTTCTCGACGGCATTAGCGATCTGCTGCTTTATCGCTTCCTTTTCTTCATCGGAACCATTTTTCAGGCTGCTACGGGTCGAATGCTTTACAGCTTCGGAGAGCGCCAGGTTATGGATACGGCGCTCATCCATGGCGCGGATGCCATTCTTTACCAGCTTGGGAAAAGTTTCGCGCAAACTACCCCATATCCTGCGCAAGATGACCAGTCCAAGAAGCACACCGAAAAGAGATACCACCCCGGTCGCGATGATTTTCAATCGCACCATCATGAGATCGGTAGAGAGTGACTCACGCTCGTTTTCGGTGGTTTTCTGAGTATATTCCTCGAAATCCTCCAGCCAGTACGGGGAACTCTTATGCAGCACGATGGGGTTTTCTGCTCGCTTCAGAGCAACATATAGGTTCGAAGAGTATATTCGGGATACATTCCAATGACTGACCATGTCGCCATTCTTTTTCCGAACTTCGAGCACTTCCCCCTCAATGCCACTACTCATTATATGGTTAAAGATGGTGTCACGGGTCGGCGCAAGGTCTCCTCTACACTCAATGCTAGGCCAATACTCATTGTCATCACTAATTCGGCATGAAATCTCAGCAGTGATGGTGGCATGTGTTGTGAGCTTCCACTCAGCAGCGCCTGACTCATTTACTTCGATAGGAATGCGCTTCGCCTCATCCGAATAAGCAGGTGAGGCGAGCAATACCGCAAGACCGAGAGCGGCGACAGGTCTGAGGAACTGAGGCATGGGTCATTCTCTTCATCCATGAAGTGCTAACTCTACCATGCCCTGCCAACGCTCGATGCCCATGGTTTCCTCACTGCAGCTAGAACCGCCATGCCCCGCCTGGTATAGACGGGGCAGGGAATGTGGCATTCACACCAGAAACAGCTGGCTAGCTCGCTGAATCTGGGCGCGGACTACCTGCTGGGCGACTTCCTGTCGTGTCTCGACCAGGGTGAACAGCTCCCGGGCCCGGGTCACCGCGGTGTAGAAGAGCTCCCGCGTTGCAATCGGCGTCGGGGAGTCCGGCAGGATCAGGGCTGCGTGGGTGAACTCCGAGCCCTGTGACTTGTGCACCGTCATGGCGAAGACCGTCTCTACCCGCTGCAGGCGACTCGGCAGGATCCAGCGAATGTCGCCCGAGCCATCGCCAGCCGGGAAGGCGACCCGAAGTCCCATCACCGGTGCGCCCGCCTCGTTGGTGTCGACCGGCACCTGCAGCGCAATGCCGATATCGCCGTTCATCAGCCGCAAGCCATAGTCGTTGCCGGTCACCAGTACCGGGCGACCCTCGTACCACTGGGCACCGTTGGCCGCATCCGCCTGTAGATGGCCTGAGATCACCAGTCTCGCCTCGATGCGCGGCGTCAGCTCTTCGACCCCGGCCGGTCCCTCGCGCAAGGCACAGAGCAGCTGGAACTGGCTGTGGGCGGCCAGCACTTCCGCGGCCCAGGCATCGAACACGTCTTGTTCCGCATCATCGGCGGGGCGCTCGTGCTGCAGAGTCTCCAGGTAGTGGGCATAGCCGTGGCCGCGACCGGCCACCCCATCCATCACTAGGGTTTCCAAGGCAGTGTCGTTGATCTCGGTCAGCGCCAGCCGGTGCACGTCGGTTAGCGAGGTATCCGCCAGCACCTTGCTCACTTGGGCGGGCTGGTTGTGATTGATGGCCCGCGCCAGCTGGCCGATGCCGCTGTCCTGTCCGAAGCGATGGCTATGGCGCAGCATGGCGATCGACTGATCCAGTGGCCGGGCCGGGTCGCACACGTACTCGCTCTCCGGCGCCGCGCCGGCCACCTTGGCCAGCCAGTCGGCGGTGTCCTGGCGGTAGTGACCCTCCGCAGCCTGTGCGCAGAGGCTGCCAAGAATGGCGCCAGCCTCGACCGAGGCCAGCTGATCCTTGTCGCCCAGCATGACCAGGCCGGCATGCGGGGGCAGGGCGTCCAGCAAGCTCGCGATCATCTCCACGTCGATCATCGAGGCCTCATCGACCACGACCAAGTCTGTCGCCAGCGGGTTGAACCGGTGATGGCGGAACTTGCGGGTGTTGGGCCGGGCGCCCAGCAGCCGGTGCAGGGTCGTCACCTCGGTGGGTACCGCACTGCGCACCTGCTCGCCATGCGGTACGTCTGCCAGGGGCAACCGGGTGACCTGACTGGCGATCGACTCATTCAGCCGCGCCGCGGCCTTGCCGGTCGGGGCGGCCAGCCGGATCCGCAGCGGCCGGCGAGCCTCACCCTGCAGGGCCATGGCCTGCAACAGCGCCAGCAGCTTGACCACGGTGGTCGTCTTGCCGGTGCCGGGTCCCCCGGTGATCACGCTGAACTGGGTACGGGCGGCCAGAGCACAGGCCAGCTTCTGCCAGTCGGGCTGGGGGCCGCTGGCGCCAGCCGGAAACAGCTGCTCGAGGATGGTGGCCAGCTGAGCGTCATCGATGTCCCGGCGCTGGGCCAGCTTGGCTTCCACCGCTCGGGTGATGTCGGCCTCAAAGCGCCAGTAGCGCCGCAGGTAGAGGCATTGCCCATCCAGCACCAGCGGTCGCCGCTGGGTTTCGCTGGCGCCGGAAAGGGTCACCAGCTCGCTGTCGGCCAGCGTGTCCCGCCAGCTGGCCGGGTCGAGCGTCTCGAGGATGGCCGTGGGGGGCAACGCCGGGGCCTGATCGGTGGCCGCAACATCGGCCATGGTCACGACCGCGCCGGGGTGACGACAGGCCTCGCCAAGATCCAGCAACAGGTGGCCCCGGCCGCTCAGGTGACTGGCCAGTGCGCCGGCCAGCAGTACCGGAGGCGGGGTGTTCGGGTGTTGTTGGGACAGGAATTCCGCCAGGGCGCAGTCCAGTGCTCGGATCCAGCCGGCGTCACGCCATTGGCGCAGCAGCTCGAGCATGTCGTCGCTGGCGCTCAAGGGGGTCGCCGGGGCGAGGGTGGCTTGGGGCAGGGTCTCCGTGACCATCAGGCACGCTCCTTGTCAGTAGTGGTGGCACGGGCAGTGCTCTCGCCGTTGAACAGCACATCCAGGGATTCGATCAGCTGGCGCGGGGGCTTCTCGTGGTACACCCCGGCGCCGGGCTCGCCGGCCCCGCGCAGGAAGACATAGAGGGCACCGCCGAGGTGCCGGTCGTAGTCGTAGTCCGGCAGGCGCAGCCGCAGGTGGCGATGCAGCGCCAGCACATAGAGGCACAGCTGCACGTCATGACGCTTCTCGCGCATGGATTGGCGCATGGCCGCGCGGGTGTAGTGGCTCGGATCCGGCCCGAGCCAGTTGGACTTCCAGTCGATCACGTAATAGCGCCCGTCGTGCTCCGTCACCAGGTCGATGAAGCCCTTGAGCATGCCGTTGAGCACGTTGTACCCCAGCGGCGGGCGGGCAATGCCGTCCAGCGTGTCGGCGCTGATCAGGCGATCGAGGACCGGCGTGGCCACCTCGTGGGCCTCGAACCAGAAGTCCTGCTCGATCAGGTAGGCCGTGGGCGGCAGGGCCGCTGGCTGCAGGGTGGGGACCTCGGCCAGCAGCGGCATCTCGAGCAGAGCCGTCAGCCAGGCATCCAGCCCCGGGGCAAAGTCCGCCCAGCCCCGCAGCAGGCAGCGACGCTCGATGAGCCGGCGCCGCTCTTCGGGATGCGCCAGCACCTCCGCGAAGCCCTGCTCGCCGGCCCATTCCAGCAAGCCGTGGAGGAAGGTGCCAGCCTCCGGCCCACGGGGGAAGGCATGGATGGAGCCGGGCGCGGGCTCGCCATCGCTCAAGGCCACCCCGGTCGCGTGGGCCTCGTCCGCCTGAGTGGCCTCGTCCGCGGTATCGGGGGCGGCAACCGTATCGCCGCTGGCGCCGCGCTCGACAATCGCGGTGTAACTGCTGATCCACCAGCGCCGGAAGGGCGCATGACTCGGCTGGCTCGCCGGCACGAAGGTCCCGGGGCTCTCCGCCTTGGGCGACCGGGTACAAGCGATCTCGTCAGGCACCAGCGCAAGGGAGGCCTGCTCCATGGAGTCGATCAGTGAAGTGAGGGCGGCTTCCATGTCCTCATGGTTGGCGAAGGGCTTACCGCCATTGAGCGCATAACCAATGCTGGCCCGGTGGATCATGGGCTTCTTCGACTGTGTGGAGGCCAGCGGGGTGAGCCCCAGGAAGGTGGCATGCTGGGCGCGGGTCAGCGCCACATAGAGCTGGCGCATGTCTTCGGAGAGGCGCTCGTCGTCGGCCGCCTTGTGGGCTGCCTCCGCTTCCTTCTTCTTGGCCAGCTCAAAGACCATGCCGTCCTTGTGATAGACGGGCGGATCCTTGCGCGAGGACACCTCGACCCAGTTGGCGATGAACGGCAGCATCACCAGCGGGTACTCGAGGCCTTTCGACTTGTGGATGGTGACGACCTTGATCAGGTCCGCGTCGCTCTCCAGGCGCAGGATCTGTTCCTCACCGCCCGGTTGGCTGATGTGCTCGGCCAGTTCACGAATCAGGGCCTGCTCGCCATCCAGCTTCTCGCTGGCCTGTTGTGCCCATTCGGCGAGATGGAGCAGGTTGGTCAGGCTACGTTCCCCGCCCTCGATGCCCAGCAGGCGCTCGGCGAGGTCGAACTCCTGCATGAACAGGCGCAGCATCGGCAGGGGGCCTGTCTTCTGCCAGTAATGCCGGTAGCGGTGGAACCGGTCCTGATAGCTTTCCCACTCCAGCTCGGACTGGTTCAGATGGTCGAGGGTGGCGAGGCTCAGCGCCAGCGTCGGCGTGGCCAGGGCGGTGCGCACCAGACTGTCGTTGTCCGGCTCGGCACAGGCCTGAAGCCAGTACAGCACGTCGCGGGCCTCGTCACTGCCGAACACCGAATCACGATCCGAGAGATAGACACTGGGCAGCTGGCGCCGGCTCAGCGCCTTGCGGATGAGAGCGGCCTCCTTGCGGTCACGGACAAGGATGGCGATGTCGGAGGCCTTCAAGGGCTCGAGCTGCTCGCCACGACGAAAGCCGGCGCGTCCTTCCTTGGCCTGATGCAGCCAGCCCGAGAGTTGCTCTGCCGCATGCTCGGCCAGGGTCTGCATATATTCCGGGGGACGCACGAAGTCGCCTCCGCGATACCACCAGACGTTGAAGGCCGACGCCGGGGCACCGTCCAGCTCGAGCACCTCGTCTCGGCCCTTGGCCGCGACCG
This genomic interval carries:
- a CDS encoding HD domain-containing protein produces the protein MVQQARLFAIAAHGATGQRRKGTLEPYIVHPEAVAGIVALFGGDEAMQAAAWLHDVVEDTELDLDTIEQAFGTDVATLVSAVTKPEAEGQGRADRVATARASLASASYRAQTIKLADIFHNLSGSENLTKAFRKIYLPEKKGDVEAMQKADERLQGMLKELLATLTQA
- the recB gene encoding exodeoxyribonuclease V subunit beta → MSLVLDLPLRGSQLIEASAGTGKTFTIALLYVRLVLGHGNPEDDSHARDNGFQRQLTPPEILVVTFTEAATQELKSRIRDRLVDAASAFREAPETADLTSADPLLALRNEYPPERWKSCARRLQMAAEWMDDAAVSTIHAWCYKMLIEHAFDSGNLFKQNLISDQSDLITEAVQDYWRARFYPMAPAMAPLVYEEFGRLDHFEEALRPLLKREDARLEYGEVPVAPGALADKLGVASASTEQANEAEHQARQAYRDDRDTVRDHLAALRPGMNGNSFRGKASDAVFEGWLEELDAWADGAEASGFIGKLGADSMKLNRGHQVPDHPFFALVEEWQGARQTVPDLRPHILADAREWVLDRLQRQLRERAEMGFDDLLKRLDEALSGINGDALAERIRDQFPVAMIDEFQDTDPLQYRIFEAVYRVSTNDEETCITLIGDPKQAIYSFRGADIRTYLAAKADTEGRHHTLGKNFRSSEGMINAVNGFFTHADGHPSGAFRFATETGNPLPFQPVAAKGRDEVLELDGAPASAFNVWWYRGGDFVRPPEYMQTLAEHAAEQLSGWLHQAKEGRAGFRRGEQLEPLKASDIAILVRDRKEAALIRKALSRRQLPSVYLSDRDSVFGSDEARDVLYWLQACAEPDNDSLVRTALATPTLALSLATLDHLNQSELEWESYQDRFHRYRHYWQKTGPLPMLRLFMQEFDLAERLLGIEGGERSLTNLLHLAEWAQQASEKLDGEQALIRELAEHISQPGGEEQILRLESDADLIKVVTIHKSKGLEYPLVMLPFIANWVEVSSRKDPPVYHKDGMVFELAKKKEAEAAHKAADDERLSEDMRQLYVALTRAQHATFLGLTPLASTQSKKPMIHRASIGYALNGGKPFANHEDMEAALTSLIDSMEQASLALVPDEIACTRSPKAESPGTFVPASQPSHAPFRRWWISSYTAIVERGASGDTVAAPDTADEATQADEAHATGVALSDGEPAPGSIHAFPRGPEAGTFLHGLLEWAGEQGFAEVLAHPEERRRLIERRCLLRGWADFAPGLDAWLTALLEMPLLAEVPTLQPAALPPTAYLIEQDFWFEAHEVATPVLDRLISADTLDGIARPPLGYNVLNGMLKGFIDLVTEHDGRYYVIDWKSNWLGPDPSHYTRAAMRQSMREKRHDVQLCLYVLALHRHLRLRLPDYDYDRHLGGALYVFLRGAGEPGAGVYHEKPPRQLIESLDVLFNGESTARATTTDKERA
- the recD gene encoding exodeoxyribonuclease V subunit alpha, with the translated sequence MVTETLPQATLAPATPLSASDDMLELLRQWRDAGWIRALDCALAEFLSQQHPNTPPPVLLAGALASHLSGRGHLLLDLGEACRHPGAVVTMADVAATDQAPALPPTAILETLDPASWRDTLADSELVTLSGASETQRRPLVLDGQCLYLRRYWRFEADITRAVEAKLAQRRDIDDAQLATILEQLFPAGASGPQPDWQKLACALAARTQFSVITGGPGTGKTTTVVKLLALLQAMALQGEARRPLRIRLAAPTGKAAARLNESIASQVTRLPLADVPHGEQVRSAVPTEVTTLHRLLGARPNTRKFRHHRFNPLATDLVVVDEASMIDVEMIASLLDALPPHAGLVMLGDKDQLASVEAGAILGSLCAQAAEGHYRQDTADWLAKVAGAAPESEYVCDPARPLDQSIAMLRHSHRFGQDSGIGQLARAINHNQPAQVSKVLADTSLTDVHRLALTEINDTALETLVMDGVAGRGHGYAHYLETLQHERPADDAEQDVFDAWAAEVLAAHSQFQLLCALREGPAGVEELTPRIEARLVISGHLQADAANGAQWYEGRPVLVTGNDYGLRLMNGDIGIALQVPVDTNEAGAPVMGLRVAFPAGDGSGDIRWILPSRLQRVETVFAMTVHKSQGSEFTHAALILPDSPTPIATRELFYTAVTRARELFTLVETRQEVAQQVVRAQIQRASQLFLV